The Sulfolobus acidocaldarius DSM 639 genome has a window encoding:
- a CDS encoding alpha/beta hydrolase-fold protein, producing MVKSEVIDSQYLKNNPLNDPPSRKVYTLEVNPSSSPTLIIYLSGFLSSSISLLNYDPLVENFDQKLTRLSKEGKIDNMVVLLPDTFTSVGGNQYINSSAVGLYEDFIVRELIPYFKEKYHAQNVVLMGKSSGGYGAMVLGMKYPNIISGIVNHSGDAYFEYIYIPMFPKVLKHLRKFSSPKEWLKHFWERSDRKRKDLLDTLTLVAMSAFYSPQDTDILLPFELETGEINYNIWNMWLEKDPVRIVDKMYDNLRNLKLLYIDVGNKDEFKLDIGLRILHEKLNKHSVNHFYEEYDGGHFNMSFRYDISLSLVSRVFNNK from the coding sequence GTGGTTAAAAGCGAAGTGATTGATAGCCAGTATCTTAAGAATAATCCATTGAATGATCCCCCATCAAGAAAAGTATATACATTGGAGGTGAATCCTTCTTCGTCTCCTACTTTGATCATTTATCTCAGTGGTTTTCTATCATCATCTATAAGTTTATTGAATTATGATCCCTTAGTAGAAAATTTTGATCAGAAATTGACTAGACTTAGTAAAGAGGGTAAAATAGACAACATGGTTGTTCTTTTACCAGATACCTTCACTTCCGTTGGAGGAAATCAATATATAAATTCTTCAGCTGTTGGTCTCTACGAGGACTTTATTGTTAGGGAATTGATTCCATATTTTAAGGAGAAATATCATGCTCAGAATGTTGTATTGATGGGCAAGTCTTCTGGTGGATATGGTGCTATGGTATTAGGCATGAAATATCCTAATATAATCTCGGGAATAGTTAACCATTCCGGCGATGCGTATTTCGAGTACATTTATATTCCAATGTTCCCTAAAGTTCTGAAGCACCTAAGGAAGTTTAGCTCTCCAAAGGAATGGTTGAAGCATTTTTGGGAGAGGTCTGACAGGAAGAGAAAAGATCTACTTGATACGCTAACATTAGTTGCAATGTCTGCCTTCTATTCTCCCCAGGATACGGATATATTGTTACCGTTTGAGTTAGAGACAGGAGAGATAAATTACAATATATGGAATATGTGGTTGGAAAAAGATCCTGTTAGAATAGTGGATAAAATGTATGATAACCTGAGAAATCTTAAGTTGTTATACATAGATGTAGGGAATAAGGATGAATTCAAACTGGATATAGGTCTAAGGATATTGCATGAGAAATTAAACAAACATAGTGTAAATCACTTTTATGAAGAGTACGACGGTGGACATTTCAATATGAGTTTCAGATACGATATCTCTTTATCTTTAGTGTCAAGGGTGTTCAATAATAAATAA
- a CDS encoding metal-dependent transcriptional regulator produces MAELSEPLENYLKEIYELEEMKGHARVTDIINDFNISPGTISKALSKLEKLGLIKRDNKRLTLTEEGRKIAERLIKSHRLSERLLTDILGIDWIRAHELAHRLEHIWPEDIIEKIDVMLNKPSTCPHGHPIPGRGIKINGVLLTEAEVGKLYKISMIVKEEEWILAMVNQKHIIPGTKIEVLGKDQNITKVKINDRIDEIPNVLATQILVERIL; encoded by the coding sequence TTGGCTGAACTATCTGAACCATTGGAAAATTACCTAAAGGAGATTTATGAACTTGAGGAAATGAAGGGTCACGCTAGGGTTACCGATATCATAAATGATTTTAACATATCTCCTGGTACAATAAGTAAGGCTCTTTCCAAGCTCGAGAAACTGGGGCTAATCAAGAGGGATAATAAGAGACTTACATTAACCGAGGAAGGGAGAAAAATAGCAGAGAGGTTAATTAAATCTCATAGACTCTCTGAAAGACTTTTAACTGATATATTAGGTATAGATTGGATAAGGGCTCATGAGTTAGCCCATAGATTAGAGCATATATGGCCTGAGGATATAATTGAAAAAATAGATGTTATGTTAAATAAACCCTCCACATGTCCTCACGGGCACCCTATTCCTGGTAGGGGAATCAAGATAAATGGTGTTTTACTCACTGAGGCAGAAGTCGGAAAATTGTATAAGATTTCAATGATAGTTAAGGAAGAAGAGTGGATACTTGCAATGGTTAATCAAAAACACATAATACCCGGTACAAAGATAGAAGTTTTAGGCAAAGATCAAAATATCACAAAGGTTAAGATTAATGACAGGATAGATGAGATTCCTAATGTTTTAGCAACTCAGATATTGGTTGAAAGGATATTATAG
- a CDS encoding MBL fold metallo-hydrolase, translating to MVTVKRFEIGDYFTNSYLVIEEDDSILIDVGGDPSEILEYVRTNNINLKAILATHGHFDHVIGVPLIQRHFKVPFYMNRKDEIILRYDSRTREINVDGDLKEGVINFGKILVKVIETPGHTLGSVSFMIEDNLFTGDTLFNENIGRYDLGGDREYLKKSLRRLMDLEDLLNVYPGHGFITTLGYEKLNNPFLNGEIDW from the coding sequence ATGGTAACAGTAAAACGTTTTGAGATTGGAGATTATTTCACCAACTCATATTTGGTCATCGAGGAAGATGATTCAATACTCATAGACGTGGGTGGAGACCCCTCTGAGATCTTAGAATATGTTAGAACTAATAATATTAATCTTAAGGCAATACTTGCAACACACGGGCATTTTGACCATGTTATTGGGGTTCCGTTAATTCAGAGACACTTTAAAGTTCCCTTCTACATGAATAGAAAGGACGAAATAATATTAAGATACGACAGTAGAACTAGAGAAATTAATGTGGATGGTGACTTGAAAGAAGGTGTTATTAATTTTGGGAAAATTTTGGTTAAAGTTATTGAAACACCAGGACATACACTTGGAAGCGTATCGTTTATGATTGAAGACAACTTATTTACAGGTGATACTTTATTTAACGAGAACATAGGGAGATACGATTTAGGTGGAGACAGGGAATACCTAAAGAAAAGTTTACGTAGGCTAATGGATCTAGAGGATTTGCTTAACGTTTATCCTGGGCACGGATTCATAACTACACTAGGTTATGAAAAGCTAAATAATCCTTTCCTAAATGGTGAGATAGACTGGTAG
- a CDS encoding DUF429 domain-containing protein yields the protein MKFCGIDLAVKRPSTIAVFENTLIYVSDVVTDGEILSGCSGSKIIAIDSPLSMSKGFRKVDRLMIKNGFRVLPPSWMKGLVERAIRLNSILNAEVIETHPTSSEKNINLNWKDVGAKKKDELDAVICALVAYFKDKGNILKIEAEDGIIYLLPRGTLKIERKSENIYEFKDFYPAL from the coding sequence TTGAAATTTTGTGGTATAGATTTAGCCGTAAAGCGACCTTCTACAATAGCCGTTTTTGAAAATACATTAATTTATGTAAGTGATGTTGTTACCGATGGAGAGATTCTCTCGGGTTGTTCTGGTTCCAAAATTATTGCTATAGACTCGCCGTTGTCAATGTCCAAGGGGTTTAGAAAAGTAGATAGGTTAATGATAAAAAACGGCTTTAGGGTACTTCCTCCAAGTTGGATGAAAGGATTAGTAGAGAGAGCCATCAGGTTGAATTCCATTTTAAATGCAGAAGTAATTGAGACCCATCCGACCTCATCTGAAAAGAACATCAATTTGAATTGGAAAGACGTGGGGGCTAAAAAGAAGGACGAATTAGATGCGGTTATATGCGCTTTAGTAGCCTATTTTAAGGATAAGGGGAATATATTGAAAATTGAGGCTGAAGATGGTATAATTTATCTATTACCCAGAGGTACTCTTAAAATCGAGAGGAAAAGTGAGAATATTTATGAATTTAAAGACTTTTATCCAGCTCTTTAA
- a CDS encoding glycerate 2-kinase: METDIVKTILSYSDSYLALSRKVEVNGNKIRINGVDYEFQNPLLISIGKSSPKMAKFFVERLKVSRGLIVSPYQAKVDSLEVIVSSHPKITEKSLYAGSRIVDMLRREDYDIVIFLLSGGASALVEYSDVPLEVLKEINDKLVTSGLSIDEINTVRKHLSKIKGGWLAKYSKAPIVSLIISDVPSSDISFVGSGPTILDKTSVIDAERILAKIGLSSYNKYLVETPKDIKNTVNVKILDVEEVLVKLKNHLKNSLLLSSEVKGDAYSFGVNLAGIANTFARINRQENVILAGGEPDVKITSKAGKGGRNGEVCLGFLKYIRANAKLYAVATDGIDGNSEYAGCYVDHNVKIENIDYYVESHSSYEILEKTGNVIQTGFTGDNVNNIYVLHINN, translated from the coding sequence ATGGAAACCGATATTGTAAAAACTATATTGTCCTATTCTGACAGTTACTTAGCTTTAAGTAGAAAAGTAGAAGTAAACGGGAACAAAATAAGAATTAATGGTGTTGATTATGAATTCCAGAATCCTCTTTTGATATCTATAGGCAAATCATCACCTAAAATGGCAAAATTTTTCGTGGAGAGACTTAAGGTATCAAGAGGATTGATAGTATCTCCATATCAGGCTAAGGTTGATAGTCTTGAAGTAATAGTATCTTCTCATCCTAAGATAACTGAGAAAAGTCTGTATGCAGGAAGTAGAATTGTAGATATGTTAAGGCGAGAGGATTATGACATAGTAATTTTTTTACTGTCTGGAGGAGCTTCAGCTTTAGTTGAGTACAGTGATGTTCCATTAGAAGTATTAAAGGAAATTAATGATAAGCTAGTCACATCAGGTCTTTCCATAGACGAAATAAATACGGTTAGAAAGCATTTGTCCAAAATTAAGGGAGGGTGGCTCGCTAAATACTCTAAAGCTCCAATAGTTTCTCTAATAATCAGTGATGTCCCGAGTAGCGATATCAGTTTTGTTGGGAGTGGACCAACAATTCTTGATAAAACGTCTGTTATCGATGCCGAGAGGATATTAGCTAAAATAGGTCTTTCTAGTTACAATAAGTATCTAGTTGAGACTCCAAAGGATATTAAAAATACTGTAAATGTAAAAATATTAGATGTTGAAGAAGTATTGGTAAAATTAAAGAATCATTTAAAAAATTCTCTATTATTGAGTTCAGAGGTCAAAGGCGATGCTTACTCCTTCGGAGTAAACTTAGCTGGCATAGCTAATACCTTTGCAAGAATTAATAGACAGGAAAATGTTATTCTGGCAGGAGGGGAGCCAGACGTGAAAATAACATCAAAAGCTGGTAAAGGAGGAAGAAATGGAGAAGTATGCTTAGGTTTTCTAAAATATATAAGAGCTAATGCTAAGTTGTACGCCGTAGCAACAGATGGTATTGACGGTAATAGCGAGTACGCAGGTTGCTACGTAGACCATAATGTAAAAATAGAAAACATTGATTATTATGTCGAGTCCCACTCATCGTACGAAATACTTGAAAAAACAGGTAACGTTATTCAAACTGGTTTTACAGGAGATAATGTAAATAATATTTACGTTCTCCACATAAACAATTAA
- the tpiA gene encoding triose-phosphate isomerase, producing MKPPVILINYKAYENSYGKKSIEITKKIEKVSKEYGTEIIVSVPATMIHRISEESELTVFAQHVDSGEQGARTGAILPEMIKDAGARGSLLNHSERRIRLDEMAESLERIRVLNLESVVCVDRYELVLPVALLRPNAVLIEPPELIGTGIPVSKAKPEAITKAVEEIKKTKDVYLLAGAGITTGEDVFKAIELGADGIGAASAVMKAKEPEKVVEDFVKNAIKAMEKRGE from the coding sequence ATGAAACCGCCTGTTATTTTAATTAATTATAAAGCTTATGAAAATTCTTATGGCAAGAAATCTATCGAAATAACAAAGAAAATAGAAAAAGTAAGCAAAGAATATGGAACCGAAATAATAGTTTCCGTCCCAGCTACAATGATACACCGTATAAGTGAGGAATCTGAATTGACTGTATTTGCCCAGCATGTTGATAGTGGAGAACAGGGTGCTAGAACAGGAGCCATATTACCTGAAATGATAAAGGATGCTGGCGCCAGAGGATCTCTGCTTAACCATAGCGAGAGAAGAATAAGATTAGACGAAATGGCTGAATCGTTAGAGAGAATCAGAGTACTGAATTTAGAGAGTGTAGTATGCGTGGACAGATATGAATTAGTTTTGCCCGTCGCGTTGCTGAGACCTAACGCTGTATTAATAGAGCCTCCAGAACTAATAGGAACAGGTATTCCCGTGTCAAAGGCTAAACCTGAAGCCATAACTAAGGCTGTGGAGGAAATTAAGAAAACTAAAGATGTTTACCTATTAGCAGGAGCCGGAATAACAACAGGAGAAGATGTCTTTAAGGCTATAGAATTGGGTGCTGATGGTATAGGTGCAGCTAGTGCAGTGATGAAAGCAAAGGAGCCTGAAAAAGTAGTAGAGGACTTTGTGAAGAACGCTATAAAAGCAATGGAGAAAAGAGGAGAATAA
- a CDS encoding class I SAM-dependent methyltransferase: protein MLNLFKCPIDGSKLIEKWKCERGHSFVEMEGIINFVYSDVKLNDILERVSGIYENIWAPLGLFVSSGHRYSEIMNNAGKFVSGDTVIDIGTGTGKLFDYTICNYCFGVDISSKFLRILKKKRPKVVALRADVNKLPFNDEVANGVSAMFMLHLLPSKVTALREIYRVLKPKGKFVASILTRNNTVSSILASWWKIDLHQVEYYVQLFNEIGFSNINYVRLGAWSYITCTKT from the coding sequence ATGCTAAATCTCTTTAAGTGTCCAATAGATGGGTCAAAACTTATTGAGAAGTGGAAATGTGAGAGAGGTCACTCTTTCGTCGAGATGGAAGGAATCATTAATTTCGTTTACAGTGATGTTAAGCTAAACGATATACTTGAAAGAGTGTCCGGAATATATGAAAATATTTGGGCTCCTTTAGGTCTCTTTGTGAGCTCTGGTCATAGGTACTCTGAGATAATGAATAATGCAGGAAAGTTTGTGTCGGGGGATACGGTAATCGATATTGGCACCGGCACTGGGAAACTTTTCGATTACACTATCTGTAATTATTGTTTTGGAGTTGATATCTCAAGTAAATTTTTAAGAATATTAAAGAAGAAAAGACCTAAGGTTGTAGCATTAAGAGCAGACGTTAATAAATTACCTTTCAATGATGAGGTCGCTAATGGTGTTTCGGCTATGTTCATGCTTCATTTACTTCCATCTAAAGTTACTGCCCTAAGGGAAATTTACAGGGTTCTTAAACCTAAAGGAAAATTTGTTGCTTCAATTCTTACGAGAAATAATACAGTAAGTAGTATTCTAGCTAGTTGGTGGAAAATAGATTTGCATCAAGTGGAATATTATGTACAACTCTTTAATGAGATAGGTTTTTCAAACATAAATTATGTGAGATTAGGAGCTTGGAGCTATATTACTTGTACCAAGACTTGA
- a CDS encoding cation:proton antiporter — protein sequence MESQLTLITLTLVIATIFGVALSRFRISPIPAYLIAGLLGKSFGLDYSSDLFNFLSTLAINLVSFNVGISLDIRELKNILSKATIIAITEYIVGFTIISIISLIIGLPFYDTFILTIISVTTSTTITYKLIQNKIDDKQSGLILAVLSLEDVITFIALGVILSSNSNIVEIIPTSLASLGLGYLVSRTIINRSINTSEESVIISSIASVLSFSLLGQIFDIPSTLANFLLGLGASYALKDTKKVSRILSPLIDFSLIFFFFSAGSYLNLSLSSLYVLVPISLIMTLVKYLSFSTSYWLTGSNFLVAFRSGIYMTSLSELGIIVALNAFQQGIITSLVYNLSAFLVMMSSTITSITVPRERRIIGLISKTYEKLRIDRIDGALQRITRVVKLNRNTTSNFILRFILIGLITIFSASYLLIFLVSFARFFIYIAPLISVLVPFLLALLVIEETRRLSNLGQKRINEIILWIIYVFITINFEIFIVRIISELNYYVIYLGILVSIIVIVIMYQRLNTFIKELDKSL from the coding sequence ATGGAATCGCAACTTACTCTTATTACATTAACGTTGGTTATAGCAACTATATTTGGAGTTGCATTAAGTAGGTTTAGAATATCCCCTATTCCAGCTTATCTGATAGCCGGTCTATTGGGTAAGAGTTTTGGCTTAGATTACAGTAGTGACTTGTTTAATTTTTTATCCACGTTGGCTATTAATTTAGTCTCTTTTAACGTGGGTATTTCACTCGACATAAGGGAATTGAAAAATATTCTTTCAAAGGCTACTATAATAGCTATAACCGAGTACATAGTTGGATTTACGATAATATCAATCATCTCACTAATTATCGGTTTGCCTTTTTACGACACCTTCATATTGACAATAATAAGCGTGACAACTAGCACTACAATTACCTATAAATTGATTCAAAATAAAATAGATGATAAACAGTCTGGTCTCATATTAGCGGTTTTATCACTAGAAGATGTTATAACTTTCATAGCTCTCGGCGTTATATTATCATCGAATTCCAATATAGTCGAAATAATACCAACATCCTTAGCCTCTCTCGGACTGGGTTATCTAGTTTCCAGGACAATAATAAATAGAAGTATAAATACTTCAGAAGAATCCGTTATTATTTCTAGTATAGCATCAGTTTTAAGCTTCTCATTACTTGGACAGATATTCGACATCCCTTCAACTTTAGCTAATTTTCTACTTGGCTTAGGTGCTTCATATGCACTGAAAGATACCAAGAAAGTATCAAGGATCTTGTCGCCATTAATCGACTTCTCCCTAATATTTTTCTTTTTCTCAGCCGGTAGTTATCTAAATTTATCATTATCGTCTCTATATGTACTAGTGCCCATATCATTGATTATGACACTAGTTAAATACTTGTCATTTAGCACATCGTATTGGTTAACAGGATCAAATTTCCTCGTAGCCTTTAGATCAGGAATCTATATGACATCTTTGAGCGAACTAGGAATAATTGTAGCGCTTAACGCATTTCAGCAGGGTATCATTACATCACTTGTGTATAATTTATCAGCATTCTTGGTCATGATGTCATCGACCATAACTAGTATAACAGTGCCTAGGGAAAGAAGAATAATAGGACTCATATCAAAGACATATGAAAAATTACGGATAGATAGAATTGATGGAGCACTGCAAAGAATAACAAGGGTGGTTAAATTAAATAGAAATACAACGTCAAATTTTATACTAAGGTTTATTTTAATAGGATTAATAACAATATTCTCAGCCTCGTATCTTCTCATATTTCTAGTTTCTTTTGCGAGATTTTTTATCTACATAGCCCCACTTATATCAGTATTAGTGCCGTTTCTATTAGCTTTACTTGTGATAGAGGAAACTAGAAGATTAAGTAACTTAGGACAAAAGAGAATAAATGAAATTATTTTATGGATTATATACGTGTTTATAACCATTAATTTTGAAATTTTTATCGTACGAATAATATCAGAACTCAACTATTACGTCATCTATTTAGGAATACTAGTCTCCATAATCGTAATAGTGATAATGTATCAGCGATTAAACACCTTTATTAAAGAGCTGGATAAAAGTCTTTAA
- a CDS encoding ABC transporter permease: MVKSSTGFKISSFVLTLLLVIPVLFLLFYGYGPYFVGSTAFSRALLSSIALSFFSSSVATVLIIIIFTPLAYYLARHRNPLIESLVDIPASIPHPIVGIAVIFMGSPLNPLGRFLTSLGINIYYSYLGLILALVITSAPVYIRAMQNFYESLPRSYEEFSWSLRYSEVSTFFRVIFPLSTGGIISAGLTAIARAISEFGSVSIVAPFLSGWIFNGDSPASVYIYNEYQTYFNAAITASATLIIFSLLLVFSTRIVKIVLEKLRLLY; this comes from the coding sequence ATGGTGAAGTCTTCTACAGGTTTTAAGATTAGTTCGTTTGTGTTAACATTACTGCTAGTTATTCCGGTTTTATTTTTACTATTTTATGGTTACGGTCCATATTTTGTAGGGTCTACAGCATTTAGTAGAGCATTACTTTCATCCATAGCACTATCCTTCTTTTCCTCAAGTGTGGCAACTGTTCTAATTATAATTATTTTTACCCCATTGGCTTATTATTTAGCTAGACATAGGAATCCTTTGATAGAAAGTCTAGTTGATATTCCTGCATCTATTCCTCATCCTATAGTGGGGATCGCAGTTATTTTCATGGGAAGTCCTCTTAATCCATTAGGGAGATTTCTTACTTCATTAGGTATTAACATCTATTATAGCTACTTAGGTCTCATACTTGCTTTAGTTATAACATCAGCCCCAGTGTACATTAGAGCCATGCAAAATTTTTATGAATCTTTACCAAGAAGTTATGAAGAGTTCTCATGGTCTCTAAGATATTCAGAAGTTAGTACTTTTTTTAGAGTCATATTTCCATTGTCAACTGGAGGTATCATATCTGCTGGTCTCACTGCAATTGCTAGAGCTATTAGCGAATTCGGTTCAGTTTCTATTGTAGCACCTTTTCTCTCTGGTTGGATTTTTAATGGTGACTCTCCTGCATCTGTGTACATTTACAACGAGTACCAGACTTACTTTAATGCAGCTATTACAGCATCTGCGACCTTAATTATATTTTCCTTATTGTTAGTTTTCTCCACAAGAATTGTAAAAATAGTACTAGAGAAGTTAAGATTACTTTATTAA
- a CDS encoding 8-oxo-dGTP diphosphatase, translating to METCLGVVKRGDFFLFIRKLRGIGTGYINSAGGKLRDTETPRECVERELYEELGIRVLSSERVGKIEFLYGQEKYLMHVYLVTEFEGIPRASEEGIPMWLKEPPYEEMWQDDKIWLPKVLAGEKVDCKFYFSSDWKEFFGGECKSLTEFT from the coding sequence ATGGAGACATGTTTAGGAGTAGTAAAAAGAGGAGATTTTTTTCTATTCATTAGAAAGTTAAGAGGAATTGGAACAGGTTATATAAATTCAGCTGGAGGAAAATTAAGGGATACAGAAACACCCAGAGAATGCGTCGAAAGAGAACTTTACGAGGAGTTGGGGATCAGAGTCCTCTCGTCAGAGAGAGTAGGTAAAATAGAATTTCTTTACGGTCAGGAAAAGTATTTAATGCATGTATATCTTGTTACAGAATTTGAGGGAATTCCAAGGGCAAGTGAGGAAGGTATACCAATGTGGCTCAAAGAACCACCGTACGAGGAAATGTGGCAAGATGATAAGATATGGTTACCTAAAGTCCTAGCAGGAGAAAAAGTGGATTGTAAGTTTTACTTTAGCTCAGACTGGAAAGAATTCTTTGGAGGAGAGTGTAAAAGTTTAACCGAATTTACCTAG
- a CDS encoding class II fumarate hydratase — MKYTDTAPKLFMNTGTRFPRRIIWAMGLIKYACARVNMNLGLLDREIGRAIIQAAEQVMKGDHDDKIILDVFQTGSGTGLNMNINEVIAETASKIANKHVHPNDHVNLGQSSNDTVPTGIRVAAAAEVEENLIPALTKLINTLDRKAEEYKDIVKAGRTHLRDALPVTLGQELSAYSDAFKHDLENIRQTVEYVKELPIGGTAVGTGANSHPDFQIKVIDEINNETGLGFKPANKFRAMRLLTDLLTLSGALRTSAVNLYRLGQDIRLMFSGPMTGFNEIDLPSQEEIAGSSIMPGKTNPVTVEASLLISAQVVGLDHANQFASMLGEFELSMGIPLIGYNVVTQTRLLAEALNKFADLVIDKMVPNLERMRRLAESSPSLITIVSPVIGYDKASEIGKKLAKGLSIREALKELGYNDEQIDKILDLKKLTKPGFSAK, encoded by the coding sequence ATGAAATACACTGATACAGCTCCAAAACTGTTTATGAACACAGGAACAAGATTTCCAAGAAGAATAATATGGGCAATGGGTCTAATAAAGTACGCCTGTGCAAGAGTCAACATGAACTTAGGTCTACTCGATAGAGAGATCGGCAGAGCTATAATTCAGGCAGCTGAACAAGTGATGAAAGGAGATCATGATGATAAGATCATTTTAGATGTATTTCAAACAGGCTCAGGAACTGGACTCAACATGAATATTAATGAAGTAATAGCAGAAACAGCCAGCAAAATCGCTAACAAACATGTACATCCCAATGATCATGTAAATCTTGGTCAGTCATCTAACGACACTGTACCCACTGGAATTAGAGTAGCTGCTGCAGCTGAAGTGGAAGAGAACTTGATACCTGCCCTTACTAAATTGATAAATACATTGGACAGAAAAGCAGAAGAATATAAGGATATAGTGAAAGCAGGGAGAACCCATCTGAGAGATGCCTTACCTGTAACTCTTGGTCAGGAACTTTCTGCATACTCAGATGCGTTTAAGCATGATCTTGAGAACATCAGGCAAACCGTTGAATATGTGAAAGAACTGCCAATAGGTGGAACTGCTGTTGGAACAGGCGCTAATTCACACCCAGATTTTCAGATAAAGGTTATTGATGAAATCAATAACGAGACAGGACTAGGGTTTAAACCTGCTAACAAGTTCAGAGCAATGCGACTTCTCACAGATTTACTTACACTGAGTGGAGCACTAAGGACTTCAGCAGTAAATCTCTACAGACTAGGGCAAGACATCAGATTGATGTTCTCCGGACCCATGACAGGGTTTAATGAAATAGATTTACCTAGTCAAGAGGAAATAGCAGGAAGTAGTATAATGCCAGGAAAAACCAACCCTGTTACGGTTGAAGCTTCGCTACTGATATCTGCACAGGTGGTAGGTTTGGATCATGCAAACCAATTTGCATCAATGCTAGGTGAATTTGAATTGTCTATGGGAATTCCTTTGATCGGATATAATGTAGTTACACAAACTAGGTTACTAGCAGAGGCTCTCAACAAGTTTGCTGATTTAGTAATTGATAAAATGGTTCCTAATCTAGAGAGAATGAGAAGATTAGCTGAAAGTAGTCCATCACTCATAACTATTGTATCACCGGTTATCGGCTACGATAAAGCTTCCGAAATAGGTAAAAAGTTAGCTAAAGGACTATCTATAAGAGAAGCATTAAAGGAACTCGGATACAATGACGAACAGATAGACAAGATTTTAGACCTCAAGAAACTCACCAAACCAGGATTTAGTGCCAAGTGA
- the mobB gene encoding molybdopterin-guanine dinucleotide biosynthesis protein B, with protein MQKNIMDCIIQVVGKKDSGKTSAIERAVKSLKDMGYSVTVLKHSHHSLDSPGKDTFRFKQAGADYVLFFGNDCGMFIPCDINIIYLLPTDILIIEGYKDLSLGQKIEIESPSQIESVSKRIVELGSLCNKLEGKFIVNGGNEVDISRDKMLKMLYKLLNFLNIKELSVRNS; from the coding sequence ATGCAAAAAAACATTATGGACTGTATAATTCAGGTTGTAGGTAAGAAAGATTCAGGTAAGACCAGTGCAATAGAGAGGGCAGTCAAGTCTCTCAAGGATATGGGATATTCCGTTACTGTTCTCAAACATTCTCATCATTCCCTTGATTCACCAGGGAAAGATACCTTTAGGTTTAAGCAAGCTGGAGCTGATTATGTCCTCTTCTTCGGAAACGATTGTGGTATGTTTATTCCTTGTGACATTAATATAATCTATCTATTACCCACAGACATTCTTATAATAGAAGGGTATAAAGACCTTAGTTTAGGGCAAAAAATTGAGATAGAGTCGCCGTCTCAAATAGAGAGTGTGTCGAAAAGGATAGTCGAACTAGGAAGTTTATGTAATAAATTGGAAGGGAAGTTCATTGTGAATGGGGGAAATGAGGTTGACATAAGTAGGGATAAGATGTTAAAGATGTTGTACAAACTTCTGAATTTTTTAAATATTAAGGAATTGTCCGTGAGAAATAGCTAA